A genomic stretch from Puntigrus tetrazona isolate hp1 chromosome 6, ASM1883169v1, whole genome shotgun sequence includes:
- the sgip1a gene encoding LOW QUALITY PROTEIN: SH3-containing GRB2-like protein 3-interacting protein 1 (The sequence of the model RefSeq protein was modified relative to this genomic sequence to represent the inferred CDS: inserted 1 base in 1 codon), which translates to MMEGLKKRTRKAFGIRKKEKDTDSTGSPDRDGGESQETESPQKKTNGAPNGFYGEIDWDRYNSPELDDEGYSIRPEEPAPKEKSHFFSSSESEEEEDXHLKKFKIKIRPLPADANIATPSVDELKASIGNIALSPSPLRNSPRRSPGLAKRNPGEEIARPRRAVPAPAPAPAPAPAPAPAPAPAPAPAPSPTPAPPPPPEPASNKKSPVPEDATALFGPPLETAFDEQKTSEVVIEEPEVWGAPLPEQHLDSSLARPFPTGTLPPLPPKNVPTSPPPIESPATEPTDGQKEEENSRQTSQRPSIADLDNIFGPEDSPKPGEDVGDKWVCFNDESPQGPLSEGEPAPPLPSSPPPPAEPAPPLPKSPPPTEEPNPPLPKSPPPPAEPAPSPPSIESPKDSLPPVPPVPKDTTPSPPTVPPPPIEEAPPPPKPDDLSYSKTDFAACESQSDSTNSPPTTVETSERTIPPPLVLNQEDKKSPEETPSKEDPSESSASPKEISQGLRSTPPPPPPPTYRAVVSSPGPIPPAATSGNESGSSSPARPSTPLTTSSSPPPPPPPRPPSRPKLPPGKPSVGDVNRPFSPPVHSSSPPPLAPLARAESTSSISSTNSLSAATTPTVGKELSVSVSEDDAFVDKLPSFERRADLPAGCSRGPSPLTMGAQDTLPVAAAFTETVSAYFKGADPNKCVVKITGEMVLSFPAGITRHFANNPSPAVLTFSITNYSRLEHVLPNPQLLCCDTTQPNPDSKEFWVNMPNLMTHLKKVAEQKPQATYYNVDMLKYQVLPKGLQSTPLNLAVSWRCEPTSTDLRIDYKYNGGAMTTPVALNNVQFLIPVDGGVSKLQAVLPPAAWNAEQQRILWKIPDISQKSENGGVGSLLARFQLTEGPSKPAPVAVQFTSEGSTLSGCDIELAGLGYRFSLIKKRFAAGKYMADN; encoded by the exons GGGGTCACCAGACAGAGATGGTGGA GAGTCCCAAGAGACTGAATCG CCACAGAAAAAGACCAACGGTGCTCCAAATGGCTTCTACGGGGAGATTGATTGGGACAGATAT aaCTCGCCTGAGTTAGATGATGAAGGATATAGCATCAGgccagaaga ACCAGCCCCCAAAGAAAAGTCTCACTTTTTCTCCTCAAGTGAgtctgaggaagaggagg cacacttaaaaaagtttaaaatcaaaatcagaCCGCTGCCAGCAGACGCTAACATTGCAACTCCCTCGGTAGATGAATTAAAAGCCTCCATAGGCAACATAGCTCTGTCTCCCTCGCCTCTG AGGAATAGTCCG AGACGTAGCCCG GGGCTGGCTAAAAGAAATCCCG GTGAAGAAATTGCACGACCAAGACGTGCTGTTCCAGCGCCTGctcctgctcctgctcctgctcctgctcctgctcctgctcctgctcctgctcctgctcctgCCCCTTCCCCGACACCTGCACCTCCACCCCCTCCTGAGCCTGCTAG TAATAAGAAATCTCCAGTGCCAGAGGATGCAACAGCCTTATTCGGCCCTCCGCTGGAGACAGcctttgatgagcagaagacCAGTGAAG TGGTGATAGAGGAACCTGAGGTTTGGGGTGCACCCCTGCCTGAGCAACACCTAGACTCCTCTCTGGCAAGACCTTTTCCTACAGGAA CTCTGCCTCCGCTTCCGCCTAAGAATGTGCCGACTTCCCCCCCTCCGATTGAATCTCCTGCTACAGAACCTACCG ATggacagaaagaagaagaaaattcaAGGCAGACCTCGCAGAGGCCCTCTATAGCTGATCTAGACAACATTTTTGGTCCAGAAGACTCTCCAAAACCTGGTGAAGATGTTGGAGATAAGTGGGTCTGCTTCAATGATGAGTCACCTCAAGGACCTCTTTCGGAGGGAGAGCCAGCACCTCCACTACCCTCATCTCCACCTCCCCCAGCAGAACCAGCACCCCCATTACCTAAATCACCCCCTCCAACAGAGGAGCCGAATCCTCCTTTACCAAAATCTCCACCTCCTCCTGCAGAGCCAGCACCTTCTCCTCCTTCCATTGAGTCACCAAAGGATAGCCTCCCTCCTGTCCCACCTGTTCCCAAAGACACCACTCCTTCTCCCCCAACTGTCCCTCCTCCTCCGATTGAAGAGGCCCCACCACCCCCGAAACCAGATGATCTTTCTTACTCCAAAACAGACTTTGCGGCATGTGAGTCCCAATCAGACTCGACCAACAGCCCTCCAACCACTGTAGAGACAAGTGAACGCACAATCCCTCCACCCTTGGTTCTGAACCAAGAGGACAAGAAGAGCCCTGAGGAGACCCCATCAAAAGAGGACCCAAGTGAGAGCAGCGCTTCACCCAAAGAGATCAGTCAAGGACTGCGCTcaacacctcctcctcctccacctcccaCATATAGGGCGGTGGTGTCATCCCCAGGGCCCATACCTCCAGCTGCAACAAGTGGAAATGAAAGTG GCTCCTCCTCCCCTGCACGTCCCTCTACGCCATTGACTACAAGCAGCTCTCCCCCTCCCCCTCCCCCACCTCGGCCACCCTCACGACCCAAACTGCCACCTGGGAAACCAAGCGTAGGGGACGTG AATCGGCCGTTCAGCCCCCCTGTACACTCGTCAAGCCCCCCTCCTCTGGCTCCGTTGGCCCGTGCAGAAAGCACTTCTTCAATCTCCTCCACCAACTCTCTGAGTGCCGCCACTACTCCCACCGTCGGTAAAGAGCTCTCCGTGTCTGTGTCAG AAGATGACGCATTTGTAGACAAACTTCCCAGCTTTGAGAGGCGGGCAGACTTGCCAGCAG GCTGCTCTCGAGGGCCCAGTCCCCTCACAATGGGGGCCCAGGACACCCTGCCCGTGGCTGCAGCTTTCACAGAGACAGTCAGTGCCTACTTCAAAGGAGCTGACCCCAATAA GTGTGTGGTGAAGATCACCGGAGAGATGGTGTTGTCCTTCCCGGCGGGCATCACACGGCATTTTGCAAATAACCCATCGCCTGCTGTGCTAACCTTCAGCATAACCAACTACAGTCGTCTGGAACACGTCCTTCCTAACCCTCAGTTACTGTGCTG TGACACCACACAGCCCAATCCTGACTCAAAGGAGTTCTGGGTGAATATGCCAAACCTGATGACCCATTTAAAGAAGGTGGCCGAGCAGAAACCACAAGCAACTTACTACAATGTAGACATGCTGAAATATCAG gtgTTACCGAAGGGCCTACAGTCCACTCCTCTAAATCTAGCAGTGAGCTGGAGGTGTGAGCCCACCAGTACCGATCTGAGGATAGACTACAAGTACAACGGTGGTGCCATGACCACTCCTGTTGCCCTCAACAACGTTCAGTTCCTCATTCCTGTGGACGGAGGCGTCAGCAAACTACAGGCAGTGCTTCCCCCGGCTGCCTG GAATGCTGAACAGCAGAGAATCTTATGGAAGATTCCAGATATTTCTCAGAAGTCTGAGAATGGAG